One window of the Deltaproteobacteria bacterium genome contains the following:
- a CDS encoding M20/M25/M40 family metallo-hydrolase — translation MSRSRRAAARDAARPPVPRARPRRAPARAVRPAAMPPPAARSTTARSGRGRAARPRHPAIGYSPRMSDAPPLGADAQRICQQLLRIDTTNPPGNERPAAELLARELAEVGYEPTLLDSAPGRTNLVVRRRGRGKAPPLLLTAHLDVVEADPEHWDHPPFSGAVADGCLWGRGAIDMKNMAAMCAAILRKLARDDAALDRDVIFAAVADEEAGCDVGSRWLVEHHRELVEAEYAIGESGGFSLHVGGTTFYPVQVAEKGICWVRARVRGEPGHGSMPRDDSAIVRLGRALDRLGRSRLPVHPTTATRAFLEAIARCQPAIVQPLVKLLTRPHLLQRVLPLVPDASMARGIAALLSNTATPTVVRGGAKINVIPDRAEVLIDGRTLPGQTDESFLAELRAVLGPDVELEVIKSAPPVVTDPVESPLWDIICAQVGRREPDAVVVPYIIPGFTDAKYFTRTGARWYGFSPVKIERGSGIRFADMFHGHNERVPIAGLHWGTELLYDVVVELCGPAGPSS, via the coding sequence ATGTCGCGGTCGCGCCGCGCGGCCGCCCGTGATGCCGCGCGCCCGCCCGTGCCGCGCGCCCGCCCGCGCCGGGCGCCCGCCCGTGCCGTGCGCCCGGCCGCGATGCCCCCGCCTGCCGCTCGGTCGACGACCGCGCGATCCGGACGCGGTCGCGCCGCCAGGCCGCGGCACCCGGCGATCGGGTACAGTCCGCGCATGTCGGACGCGCCGCCCCTGGGAGCCGACGCTCAGCGGATCTGCCAGCAGCTGCTGCGGATCGACACGACGAATCCTCCCGGCAACGAGCGACCGGCCGCGGAGCTGCTCGCGCGCGAGCTGGCCGAGGTGGGGTACGAGCCGACCCTGCTCGACAGCGCGCCGGGTCGCACCAACCTGGTCGTTCGCCGGCGCGGGCGGGGCAAGGCTCCACCGCTGCTGCTCACCGCGCACCTGGACGTCGTCGAAGCCGACCCGGAGCACTGGGACCACCCGCCGTTTTCCGGCGCCGTCGCCGACGGCTGCCTGTGGGGGCGGGGGGCGATCGACATGAAGAACATGGCCGCGATGTGCGCCGCCATCCTGCGCAAGCTCGCGCGCGACGACGCCGCGCTCGACCGCGACGTGATCTTCGCTGCCGTCGCGGACGAGGAGGCGGGCTGCGACGTCGGCTCTCGCTGGCTCGTCGAACATCACCGCGAGCTGGTCGAAGCCGAATACGCAATCGGGGAAAGCGGCGGCTTTTCGCTGCACGTCGGCGGAACGACGTTCTACCCGGTACAGGTAGCGGAAAAGGGGATCTGCTGGGTGCGCGCCCGCGTCCGCGGAGAACCGGGCCACGGCTCGATGCCACGCGACGACAGCGCGATCGTTCGGCTGGGCCGCGCTCTCGACCGCCTCGGCCGCAGCCGCCTGCCGGTCCACCCGACGACTGCGACGCGCGCGTTCCTCGAAGCGATCGCGCGGTGCCAGCCGGCCATCGTCCAGCCGCTCGTCAAACTGCTCACTCGGCCGCATCTGCTCCAGCGGGTGCTGCCTCTGGTCCCCGATGCATCCATGGCGCGGGGCATCGCGGCGCTGCTGTCGAACACGGCGACGCCGACCGTCGTGCGCGGCGGCGCGAAGATCAACGTGATTCCCGACCGGGCCGAGGTGTTGATCGACGGCCGCACGTTGCCCGGACAAACCGACGAGTCGTTCCTCGCCGAGCTGCGCGCGGTGCTCGGCCCGGACGTCGAACTCGAAGTGATCAAATCCGCTCCGCCGGTGGTGACGGACCCGGTCGAGTCGCCGCTGTGGGACATCATCTGCGCTCAGGTGGGCCGCCGCGAGCCGGACGCGGTCGTGGTGCCGTACATCATCCCGGGGTTCACCGACGCCAAGTACTTCACCCGCACGGGCGCGCGCTGGTACGGGTTTTCGCCGGTCAAGATCGAACGCGGCTCGGGCATCCGCTTCGCGGACATGTTCCACGGCCACAACGAGCGCGTGCCCATCGCGGGCCTCCATTGGGGGACGGAGCTTCTGTACGACGTCGTCGTCGAGCTGTGCGGGCCGGCTGGTCCTTCGTCGTGA